Proteins encoded in a region of the Burkholderia ubonensis subsp. mesacidophila genome:
- a CDS encoding ethanolamine ammonia-lyase subunit EutB: MSYTETIGSRTYRFADLKTLLAKASPLRSGDQLAGVAAASEEERVAAKIALAGVPLKAFLSEALIPYEDDEVTRLIVDDHDAHAFAEISHQTVGDFRNWLLSPAADGAALERIAPGLTPEMVAAVSKLMRNQDLITAARKRRVVTRFRNTVGLPGRMSVRLQPNHPTDDVKGIAASMLDGLMYGCGDAMIGINPATDSLAAIVKLLAMIDGFRERYRVPTQSCVLTHVTNTIAAIEKGAPVDLVFQSIAGTEKANASFGISLALLGEAREAALSLKRGTVGNNLMYFETGQGSALSANAHHGVDQQTCEVRAYAVARKFEPFLVNTVVGFIGPEYLYDGKQIIRAGLEDHFCGKLLGVPMGCDICYTNHAEADQDDMDNLLTLLGAAGINFIMGIPGADDVMLNYQSTSFHDQLYVREVLGLRRAPEFEEWLETMEIADAHGVLRAASARVPLLAGANEWMGLSA, from the coding sequence ATGTCCTACACGGAGACGATCGGTTCGCGCACCTACCGCTTCGCGGACCTGAAGACGCTGCTCGCGAAGGCGAGCCCGCTGCGTTCCGGCGACCAGCTCGCCGGCGTCGCGGCGGCAAGCGAGGAGGAGCGCGTCGCCGCGAAGATCGCGCTCGCGGGCGTGCCGCTCAAGGCGTTCCTGAGCGAAGCGCTGATTCCGTATGAAGACGACGAGGTCACGCGGCTGATCGTCGACGATCACGACGCGCACGCGTTCGCGGAGATCTCGCACCAGACGGTCGGCGACTTCCGCAACTGGCTGCTGTCGCCGGCGGCCGACGGCGCGGCGCTCGAGCGCATCGCGCCGGGCCTCACGCCGGAGATGGTCGCGGCCGTGTCGAAGCTGATGCGCAACCAGGACCTGATCACGGCGGCACGAAAGCGCCGCGTCGTCACGCGCTTTCGCAACACGGTCGGGCTGCCGGGCCGGATGTCGGTGCGGCTGCAGCCGAACCACCCGACCGACGATGTGAAGGGGATCGCCGCGTCGATGCTCGACGGGCTGATGTACGGCTGCGGCGACGCGATGATCGGCATCAACCCGGCCACCGACAGCCTCGCCGCGATCGTGAAGCTGCTCGCGATGATCGACGGCTTCCGCGAGCGCTACCGCGTGCCGACGCAGTCGTGCGTGCTCACGCACGTGACCAACACGATCGCGGCGATCGAGAAGGGCGCGCCGGTCGATCTGGTGTTCCAGTCGATCGCGGGCACCGAAAAGGCGAACGCGAGCTTCGGCATCTCGCTCGCGCTGCTCGGCGAGGCGCGCGAGGCTGCGCTGTCGCTCAAGCGCGGCACGGTCGGCAACAATCTCATGTACTTCGAGACGGGCCAAGGCAGCGCGCTGTCCGCGAACGCGCACCACGGCGTCGACCAGCAGACCTGCGAGGTGCGTGCGTACGCGGTTGCGCGCAAGTTCGAGCCGTTCCTCGTGAACACGGTGGTCGGGTTCATCGGGCCCGAATACCTGTACGACGGCAAGCAGATCATCCGCGCGGGGCTCGAGGATCACTTCTGCGGCAAGCTGCTCGGCGTGCCGATGGGCTGCGACATCTGCTACACGAACCACGCGGAAGCGGACCAGGACGATATGGACAACCTGCTGACGCTGCTGGGCGCGGCGGGCATCAACTTCATCATGGGGATTCCGGGCGCGGACGACGTGATGCTGAACTACCAGAGCACGTCGTTCCACGACCAGCTGTACGTGCGCGAGGTGCTCGGCCTGCGCCGCGCGCCCGAGTTCGAGGAATGGCTGGAGACGATGGAGATCGCCGACGCGCACGGCGTGCTGCGCGCGGCGTCGGCGCGGGTGCCGCTGCTCGCGGGCGCGAACGAGTGGATGGGGCTTTCAGCATGA
- the eutC gene encoding ethanolamine ammonia-lyase subunit EutC has translation MSDAVEKNPWGQLKSFTNARIALGRAGNSLPTAPLLAFNLSHAQARDAVHQPLDADALRRKIEEAAGLPTLGVQSAAPDRQHYLRRPDLGRKLSDDDRARLAAHGAALDDAPDIVFVVGDGLSAFAAAKQALPLLQAVRPRLDADGWRIGPVVVARQARVALGDEIGELLRAKLVAMLIGERPGLSSPDSLGVYLTWAPKVGCHDALRNCISNVRPEGLPYDAAAHKLHYLMTHARRLQLTGVGLKDDSDALLPQAEAERIGAA, from the coding sequence ATGAGCGACGCCGTCGAAAAGAACCCGTGGGGGCAGCTGAAGTCGTTCACGAACGCGCGGATCGCGCTCGGCCGCGCGGGCAACAGCCTGCCGACCGCGCCGCTGCTCGCGTTCAACCTGTCGCACGCGCAGGCGCGCGACGCGGTGCACCAGCCGCTCGACGCGGACGCGCTGCGTCGCAAGATCGAGGAGGCGGCCGGGCTGCCGACGCTCGGCGTGCAGAGCGCCGCGCCGGATCGCCAGCATTACCTGCGCCGGCCCGACCTCGGCCGCAAGCTGTCCGACGACGACCGCGCGCGGCTTGCCGCGCACGGCGCGGCGCTCGACGATGCGCCGGACATCGTGTTCGTGGTCGGCGACGGGCTGTCCGCGTTCGCGGCCGCGAAGCAGGCGCTGCCGCTGTTGCAGGCGGTACGGCCGCGGCTCGACGCGGACGGCTGGCGGATCGGCCCGGTGGTCGTCGCGCGGCAGGCGCGCGTCGCGCTCGGCGACGAGATCGGCGAGTTGCTGCGCGCGAAGCTCGTCGCGATGCTGATCGGCGAGCGGCCGGGGCTGAGCTCGCCGGACAGCCTCGGCGTCTATCTCACGTGGGCGCCGAAGGTCGGCTGCCACGACGCGCTGCGCAACTGCATCTCGAACGTGCGGCCGGAAGGGCTGCCGTACGACGCGGCCGCGCACAAGCTGCACTACCTGATGACGCATGCGCGCAGGCTCCAGCTGACGGGCGTCGGGCTGAAGGACGACAGCGACGCGCTGCTGCCGCAGGCGGAGGCGGAGCGGATCGGCGCGGCGTGA
- a CDS encoding LysR family transcriptional regulator, with product MNNLNGIVAFVRTAETLSFVAAGRALGISASAVGKTIAKLEQSLGVRLFNRTTRRVTLTDEGRHFFERCQRILEDFRDAEATVTASAQRPRGKLRVSLPVIGYRFLLPVLPEFKRHYPDVELDLDFNDRMVDVVEGGFDAVIRSGPLSDSSLMSRRLGPFGFVLCATPAYLAQAGTPRVPRELEAHDCVRYCFPTTGKLQDWALAADDGTPLKLRTAMTCNNMEALRGAVLAGLGIGYMPDFLARDALAHGALVTVLDDYRIAPGQFSIVWPSSRQLSPKLRVFVDFLCERLFR from the coding sequence ATGAACAACCTGAACGGCATCGTCGCGTTCGTGCGCACCGCGGAAACGCTGAGCTTCGTCGCGGCCGGCCGCGCGCTCGGCATCTCGGCGTCGGCGGTCGGCAAGACGATCGCGAAGCTCGAACAGTCGCTCGGCGTGCGCCTGTTCAACCGCACCACGCGCCGCGTCACGCTGACCGACGAGGGCCGGCACTTCTTCGAGCGCTGCCAGCGCATCCTCGAGGACTTCCGCGACGCGGAGGCGACCGTGACCGCGTCCGCGCAGCGGCCGCGCGGCAAGCTGCGCGTGAGCCTGCCCGTGATCGGCTACCGATTCCTGCTGCCGGTGCTGCCGGAGTTCAAGCGGCACTATCCGGACGTCGAGCTGGACCTCGATTTCAACGACAGGATGGTGGACGTCGTCGAGGGCGGGTTCGACGCGGTGATCCGCAGCGGGCCGCTGTCGGATTCGAGCCTGATGTCGCGGCGGCTCGGCCCGTTCGGGTTCGTGCTGTGCGCGACGCCCGCGTATCTCGCGCAGGCGGGCACGCCGCGCGTGCCGCGCGAGCTGGAGGCGCACGATTGCGTGCGCTACTGCTTCCCGACCACGGGCAAGCTGCAGGACTGGGCGCTCGCGGCCGACGACGGCACGCCGCTGAAGCTGCGCACCGCGATGACCTGCAACAACATGGAGGCGCTGCGCGGCGCGGTGCTCGCGGGCCTCGGCATCGGCTACATGCCCGACTTCCTCGCGCGCGACGCGCTGGCGCACGGCGCGCTCGTCACCGTGCTCGACGACTACCGGATCGCGCCGGGGCAATTCTCGATCGTGTGGCCGTCGAGCCGGCAGCTGTCGCCGAAGCTGCGCGTGTTCGTCGACTTTCTGTGCGAGCGGCTGTTCAGGTAG
- a CDS encoding MFS transporter produces the protein MDHTFSAASAHRRTLVLAAVCAAAVALPLSFSGGAVATPAIGRDLHGGPVALNWITNAFMLAFGSFLMAAGALADQFGRKRVFAIGVAAFTLCSVALAFAPSIVALDLLRAAQGVAAAAALAGGTAALAQEFDGPARTRAFSLLGTTFGVGLAFGPVLAGCLIERYGWRAIFVTGAVAGALSLAFGLPRMRESRDPHATGLDWPGTVTFTAALTLLTFGVIEAPERGWTSPLVIVLLAGAALLAAAFVAIETRVARPMLDLSLFRIPRFVGVQVLPVSTCCCYIVLLVVLPLRFIGIDGFSEIDAGWLMLAISAPMLVVPLVAATLARRLSAGVISAVGLVIAAAGLVWLGVALRHGAGPAAIAPMLAIGVGAGMPWGLMDGLSVSVVPKERAGMATGIFSTTRVAGEGIALAIAGAVLATLAQAGLRATSVGAVAGVTPDAIVRASARLATGDLGGAAAAWPQAGAAVLRHSYAQAFDHLLIGLAVVTLLCAAVVFVFLGGRRAESA, from the coding sequence ATGGACCACACGTTTTCCGCCGCGTCGGCGCACCGCCGCACGCTCGTGCTGGCCGCCGTGTGCGCGGCCGCGGTCGCGCTGCCGCTGAGCTTTTCCGGCGGCGCGGTCGCGACGCCCGCGATCGGCCGCGACCTGCACGGCGGGCCGGTCGCGCTGAACTGGATCACGAACGCGTTCATGCTCGCGTTCGGCAGCTTCCTGATGGCCGCCGGCGCGCTCGCCGACCAGTTCGGCCGCAAGCGCGTGTTCGCGATCGGCGTCGCCGCGTTCACGCTGTGCTCGGTCGCGCTCGCGTTCGCGCCGTCGATCGTCGCGCTCGACCTGCTGCGCGCCGCGCAAGGCGTGGCCGCCGCGGCGGCGCTCGCGGGCGGCACCGCCGCGCTCGCGCAGGAGTTCGACGGCCCGGCGCGCACGCGCGCGTTCAGCCTGCTCGGCACGACGTTCGGCGTCGGCCTCGCGTTCGGCCCGGTGCTGGCCGGCTGCCTGATCGAGCGCTACGGTTGGCGCGCAATTTTCGTGACGGGCGCGGTGGCCGGCGCGCTGTCGCTCGCGTTCGGGCTGCCACGGATGCGCGAGTCGCGCGACCCGCACGCGACGGGGCTCGACTGGCCCGGCACCGTCACGTTTACCGCCGCGCTGACGCTGCTCACGTTCGGCGTGATCGAGGCGCCGGAGCGCGGCTGGACGAGCCCGCTCGTCATCGTGCTGCTGGCCGGCGCAGCGCTGCTCGCGGCCGCGTTCGTCGCGATCGAGACCCGCGTCGCGCGGCCGATGCTCGACCTGTCGCTGTTCCGCATCCCGCGCTTCGTCGGCGTGCAGGTGCTGCCGGTGTCGACCTGCTGCTGCTACATCGTGCTGCTCGTCGTGCTGCCGCTGCGCTTCATCGGCATCGACGGCTTCAGCGAGATCGACGCCGGCTGGCTGATGCTCGCGATCTCCGCGCCGATGCTGGTCGTGCCGCTCGTCGCGGCGACGCTCGCGCGCCGGCTGTCGGCCGGCGTGATTTCCGCCGTCGGGCTCGTGATCGCGGCGGCGGGGCTCGTGTGGCTGGGCGTCGCATTGCGCCACGGCGCGGGACCGGCGGCGATCGCGCCGATGCTCGCGATCGGCGTCGGCGCCGGAATGCCGTGGGGGCTGATGGACGGGTTGTCGGTGAGCGTCGTGCCGAAGGAGCGGGCCGGGATGGCGACCGGCATCTTCAGCACGACGCGGGTGGCGGGCGAGGGCATCGCGCTCGCGATCGCCGGCGCGGTGCTCGCGACGCTCGCGCAGGCGGGGCTGCGCGCGACGTCCGTGGGGGCCGTGGCGGGCGTGACGCCCGACGCGATCGTCCGCGCGTCCGCCCGGCTCGCGACCGGCGACCTCGGCGGCGCGGCGGCCGCGTGGCCGCAGGCCGGGGCCGCGGTGCTGCGGCACAGCTACGCGCAGGCGTTCGATCATCTGCTGATCGGGCTGGCCGTCGTCACGCTGCTGTGCGCGGCGGTCGTGTTCGTGTTTCTCGGCGGGCGGCGCGCGGAATCGGCGTAA
- a CDS encoding pyridoxamine 5'-phosphate oxidase family protein: protein MNRPGPLSADAIAFIREQAFLIVATANAAGDADCSYRGRQPRGDGTFEPLVDAPDRGTLVLPDFAGNNLFNTLGNLLVNPGIALLFVDFARQTTWRVQGRASIDEDARRWAHIWPAAQRYVVVAVDTADRRTDAGLPMLVPA from the coding sequence ATGAATCGTCCCGGTCCCCTTTCCGCCGACGCGATCGCGTTCATCCGCGAGCAGGCGTTCCTGATCGTCGCGACCGCCAATGCGGCCGGCGACGCCGATTGCTCGTACCGCGGGCGGCAGCCGCGCGGCGACGGCACGTTCGAGCCGCTCGTCGACGCGCCCGATCGGGGCACGCTCGTGCTCCCCGACTTCGCGGGCAACAACCTGTTCAACACGCTCGGCAACCTGCTCGTGAATCCCGGCATCGCGCTGCTGTTCGTCGACTTTGCGCGCCAGACGACGTGGCGCGTGCAGGGCCGCGCAAGCATCGATGAAGACGCGCGCCGCTGGGCGCACATCTGGCCGGCGGCGCAGCGCTACGTCGTCGTCGCGGTCGACACCGCGGATCGGCGCACGGATGCCGGGTTGCCGATGCTCGTTCCGGCCTAG
- the exaC gene encoding acetaldehyde dehydrogenase ExaC: protein MNPFDLKQLGLDVEYPYRQQYDNYIGGKWVPPVKGEYFENVSPINGQPFCRIPRSGADDIEIALDAAHAARRQWGKTSVTERANLLLAAADRMEKNLKLLAVAETIDNGKPLRETMAADLPLAVDHFRYFAGCIRAQEGGISEIDDNTVAYHFHEPLGVVGQIIPWNFPLLMAAWKLAPALASGCCIVMKPAEQTPASVLVLMELIGDLFPPGVINIVNGFGKEAGEALATSKRIAKIAFTGSTPVGKHILRAAADNLIPSTVELGGKSPNIFFADVLDQDDAFLDKALEGLAMFALNQGEVCTCPSRVLIQESIYERFIEKAVARVERIKAGHPLDLQTMIGAQASQQQLDKILSYIDIGRGEGAQCLTGGERTAPAADLGAGYYVKPTMLLGNNKMRVFQEEIFGPVASVMTFKDEQEAIELANDTFYGLGAGVWTRNGTRAYRMGREIEAGRVWTNCYHLYPAHAAFGGYKQSGIGRETHKTALSNYQQTKCLLVSYQAEALGFF from the coding sequence ATGAACCCCTTCGACCTGAAACAACTGGGCCTCGACGTCGAATACCCGTACCGCCAGCAATACGACAACTACATCGGCGGCAAGTGGGTGCCTCCGGTCAAGGGCGAATACTTCGAGAACGTGTCGCCGATCAACGGCCAGCCGTTCTGCCGCATTCCGCGCTCCGGCGCCGACGACATCGAGATCGCGCTCGACGCGGCCCATGCCGCGCGCCGCCAGTGGGGCAAGACGTCCGTGACCGAGCGCGCGAACCTGCTGCTCGCCGCGGCCGACCGGATGGAAAAGAACCTGAAGCTGCTCGCCGTCGCGGAAACGATCGACAACGGCAAGCCGCTGCGCGAGACGATGGCCGCCGACCTGCCGCTCGCCGTCGATCACTTCCGTTATTTCGCGGGCTGCATCCGCGCGCAGGAAGGCGGCATCTCCGAGATCGACGACAACACGGTCGCGTACCACTTCCATGAGCCGCTCGGCGTCGTCGGCCAGATCATCCCGTGGAACTTCCCGCTGCTGATGGCCGCGTGGAAGCTCGCGCCGGCGCTCGCGTCCGGCTGCTGCATCGTGATGAAGCCGGCCGAGCAGACACCCGCGTCGGTGCTCGTGCTGATGGAGCTGATCGGCGACCTGTTCCCGCCGGGCGTGATCAACATCGTGAACGGCTTCGGCAAGGAAGCCGGCGAGGCGCTCGCCACCAGCAAGCGCATCGCGAAGATCGCGTTCACGGGCTCGACGCCGGTCGGCAAGCACATCCTGCGCGCCGCCGCCGACAACCTGATCCCGTCGACGGTCGAGCTGGGCGGCAAGAGCCCGAACATCTTCTTCGCCGACGTGCTCGACCAGGACGACGCGTTCCTCGACAAGGCGCTCGAAGGGCTCGCGATGTTCGCGCTGAACCAGGGCGAGGTCTGCACCTGCCCGTCGCGCGTGCTGATCCAGGAGTCGATCTACGAGCGCTTCATCGAGAAGGCGGTCGCACGCGTCGAGCGCATCAAGGCCGGCCATCCGCTCGACCTGCAGACGATGATCGGCGCGCAGGCGTCGCAGCAGCAGCTCGACAAGATCCTGTCGTACATCGACATCGGCCGCGGCGAAGGCGCGCAATGCCTGACGGGCGGCGAGCGCACGGCGCCGGCGGCCGACCTCGGCGCGGGCTACTACGTGAAGCCGACGATGCTGCTCGGCAACAACAAGATGCGCGTGTTCCAGGAAGAGATCTTCGGGCCGGTCGCGTCGGTGATGACGTTCAAGGACGAGCAGGAAGCGATCGAGCTCGCGAACGACACGTTCTACGGCCTCGGCGCGGGCGTGTGGACGCGCAACGGCACGCGCGCGTACCGGATGGGCCGCGAGATCGAGGCCGGCCGCGTGTGGACCAACTGCTACCACCTGTACCCCGCGCATGCGGCGTTCGGCGGCTACAAGCAGTCGGGCATCGGCCGCGAGACGCACAAGACGGCGCTGTCGAACTACCAGCAGACGAAGTGCCTGCTGGTCAGCTACCAGGCCGAGGCGCTCGGGTTCTTCTGA
- a CDS encoding helix-turn-helix domain-containing protein encodes MSERVERAAEPTAEDTRCNAQGGEAPAGQAVVSVAHDADEQARNLIGWRQTYDQLAAGRFVGTLTELPLDTMKLFRESTSHMLRQACEVRGDAYWFGIPLVRDGAARVDAHRIDAGALAFRPGNVEFELLTPAQFSIYGVVVRGDVLRRYAEQVERCGLDDRLPAQSVMQVGEARLTRLCALLGARLDDAAAAAAPLPDPQRNDLQAEVLAALFDVCALPADGAAGTALSRRRRIVEQARDYVLAHRSRPVGVPELCEQLHVSRRTLQYCFQDVLGMAPATYLRTLRLNGARRDLCGRAVGSVQDVAEAWGFWHLSQFATDYRRMFGKRPSETLRDGVTMVAAG; translated from the coding sequence ATGAGTGAACGAGTGGAGCGTGCCGCCGAGCCGACGGCCGAGGACACGCGGTGCAATGCGCAAGGCGGCGAAGCGCCGGCCGGGCAGGCCGTCGTCAGCGTCGCACACGACGCCGACGAGCAGGCGCGCAACCTGATCGGCTGGCGGCAGACCTACGACCAGCTCGCGGCGGGCCGCTTCGTCGGCACGCTGACCGAGCTGCCGCTCGACACGATGAAGCTGTTCCGCGAATCGACGAGCCACATGTTGCGCCAGGCGTGCGAGGTGCGCGGCGATGCGTACTGGTTCGGCATCCCGCTCGTGCGCGACGGCGCGGCGCGCGTCGATGCGCACCGGATCGACGCCGGCGCGCTCGCGTTCCGGCCCGGCAACGTCGAATTCGAATTGCTGACGCCCGCCCAGTTCTCGATCTACGGCGTCGTCGTGCGCGGCGACGTGCTGCGCCGGTATGCGGAGCAGGTCGAGCGCTGCGGGCTCGACGACCGGCTGCCCGCGCAGAGCGTGATGCAGGTCGGCGAGGCGCGGCTCACGCGCCTGTGCGCGCTGCTCGGTGCGCGGCTCGACGACGCGGCGGCCGCCGCCGCGCCGCTGCCGGACCCGCAGCGCAACGACCTGCAGGCCGAGGTGCTCGCGGCGCTGTTCGACGTGTGTGCGCTGCCCGCCGACGGCGCGGCCGGCACGGCGCTGTCGAGACGGCGCCGGATCGTCGAGCAGGCGCGCGACTACGTGCTCGCGCACCGCTCGCGGCCGGTCGGCGTGCCCGAGCTGTGCGAACAGCTGCACGTGAGCCGCCGCACGCTGCAGTACTGCTTCCAGGACGTGCTCGGGATGGCGCCCGCGACCTATCTGCGCACGCTGCGGCTGAACGGCGCGCGGCGCGACCTGTGCGGCCGCGCGGTGGGGTCCGTGCAGGATGTCGCCGAGGCGTGGGGCTTCTGGCACCTGAGCCAGTTCGCGACCGACTACCGGCGGATGTTCGGCAAGCGGCCGTCGGAGACGCTGCGCGACGGCGTGACGATGGTCGCTGCGGGGTAA
- a CDS encoding glycosyltransferase family 9 protein, with product MPAGTALSPDEALVWPGTLLAPDGTLVAPYDLERSHGCAVGHVPAAPALGLLHAATQPFRFDYGGAPHVHVINGMGVTLGDSVIGLTALAALRDAHPGLRFTLYRPACAPRYVDELYALAADVVAPLRALPWPADALPAATRCIDLGNHLYWPDFARLPMIDFFLAALGADPAGLPASARRNRWLARLPLPALPDAWRRPYALFCPSATTAVRSVPPALRAAFVDRLARRYRLPVVGFGPVAHPAYVDASGFARDTAAFIAWIKGASVLFAPDTAAVHLADGFDVPTLACFTTIAPALRVRDYPHCVPVALDVPDALRGVHRSEAPDDLAAVEAAYRAVDWDAVGWPVI from the coding sequence ATGCCGGCCGGAACCGCGCTGTCACCTGACGAAGCGCTCGTCTGGCCGGGCACGCTGCTCGCACCGGACGGCACGCTCGTCGCGCCCTACGACCTCGAGCGGAGCCATGGCTGCGCCGTCGGCCACGTGCCGGCCGCCCCCGCGCTGGGCCTGCTGCACGCGGCGACCCAGCCGTTCCGGTTCGACTACGGCGGCGCGCCGCACGTGCACGTGATCAACGGCATGGGCGTCACGCTCGGCGATTCGGTGATCGGCCTGACCGCGCTCGCCGCGTTGCGCGACGCGCACCCCGGGCTGCGCTTCACGCTGTACCGCCCAGCCTGCGCGCCGCGCTATGTCGACGAGTTGTATGCGCTCGCGGCCGACGTCGTCGCGCCGTTGCGTGCGTTGCCGTGGCCGGCTGACGCGCTGCCGGCCGCGACGCGCTGCATCGATCTCGGCAATCACCTGTACTGGCCGGATTTCGCGCGGCTGCCGATGATCGACTTCTTTCTCGCCGCGCTCGGCGCGGACCCAGCGGGGCTGCCCGCGTCGGCCAGGCGCAACCGCTGGCTCGCACGCTTGCCGCTCCCCGCGCTGCCCGATGCGTGGCGGCGGCCGTACGCGCTGTTCTGCCCGAGCGCGACCACCGCGGTGCGCAGCGTGCCGCCGGCGTTGCGCGCCGCGTTCGTCGACCGGCTCGCGCGGCGCTACCGGCTGCCCGTGGTCGGCTTTGGGCCGGTCGCGCATCCCGCGTATGTCGACGCGAGCGGATTCGCGCGCGACACTGCGGCATTCATCGCATGGATCAAGGGCGCAAGCGTGCTGTTCGCGCCGGACACTGCCGCGGTGCATCTCGCGGACGGCTTCGACGTGCCGACGCTCGCGTGCTTCACGACGATCGCGCCGGCGCTGCGCGTGCGCGACTACCCGCATTGCGTGCCGGTCGCGCTCGACGTGCCGGACGCGCTGCGCGGGGTGCACCGCAGCGAAGCGCCGGACGACCTTGCGGCGGTCGAGGCCGCCTATCGCGCGGTCGATTGGGATGCGGTCGGCTGGCCGGTAATTTGA
- a CDS encoding thiamine pyrophosphate-binding protein has protein sequence MSHSEDFEPRGVNGARLLVDALLANHVERVFCVPGESFLAVLDALADHTARLQTVVCRHEAAAANMAEAAGKLTGRPGVAFVTRGPGATHASIGVHTAFQDSTPMILFIGQCAREHMDREAFQEIDYRRMFGQMAKWVAQIDDPRRIPEYLSHAFHVAMSGRPGPVVLALPEDVLSDACAPQPVVPAAKRVAAAPSAAQMDELRERLARAQRPLVVVGGSGWTIDACANLRTFVERWQLPVACAFRYQDTFDNAHPNYAGDVGLGINPALARRIREADLLFALGPRLGEATTGGYTLLDIPKTRQTLIHVHQGADELGRVYAADLPIVSGMPEIAAPLAALEPPASPAWAGSAADAHRAYLDWHAPLPMPGDVQLGDVMVQLRERLPHDAILTNGAGNYAIWLHRHFAYRHFRSQVAPTSGAMGYGVPAALAAKSLYPQRAVVALAGDGCFMMAGNELATAMQYGLNIVVIVVNNSHFGTIRMHQERNYPGRVHGTGLTNPDFAAYARAFGAHGETVERTADFAPALDRALTCGLPALIEIRVPQEACTPAATLEQIREQGRRARGA, from the coding sequence ATGTCGCATTCCGAGGATTTCGAGCCGCGCGGCGTCAACGGCGCACGCCTGCTCGTCGATGCGTTGCTCGCCAATCACGTCGAACGCGTGTTCTGCGTGCCGGGCGAGAGCTTTCTGGCCGTGCTCGATGCGCTCGCGGACCACACCGCGCGCCTCCAGACGGTCGTCTGCCGCCACGAGGCGGCCGCCGCGAACATGGCGGAGGCGGCCGGCAAGCTGACCGGCCGCCCCGGCGTCGCGTTCGTCACGCGCGGGCCCGGCGCGACGCACGCGTCGATCGGCGTGCACACCGCGTTCCAGGATTCGACGCCGATGATCCTGTTCATCGGCCAGTGCGCGCGCGAGCACATGGACCGCGAGGCGTTCCAGGAAATCGACTACCGCCGCATGTTCGGCCAGATGGCGAAATGGGTCGCGCAGATCGACGACCCGCGCCGCATCCCTGAATACCTGAGCCACGCGTTCCACGTCGCGATGTCGGGCCGGCCGGGCCCGGTCGTGCTCGCGCTGCCGGAAGACGTGCTGTCCGACGCGTGCGCGCCGCAGCCGGTCGTGCCAGCCGCGAAGCGCGTCGCGGCCGCGCCGTCCGCCGCGCAGATGGACGAGCTGCGCGAGCGGCTCGCGCGCGCCCAGCGGCCGCTGGTCGTCGTCGGCGGCAGCGGCTGGACGATCGACGCGTGCGCGAACCTGCGCACCTTCGTCGAGCGCTGGCAACTGCCGGTCGCGTGCGCGTTCCGCTACCAGGACACCTTCGACAACGCGCATCCGAACTACGCGGGCGACGTCGGGCTCGGCATCAATCCCGCGCTCGCGCGACGCATCCGCGAGGCCGACCTGCTGTTCGCGCTCGGGCCGCGCCTCGGCGAAGCGACGACCGGCGGCTACACGCTGCTCGACATCCCGAAGACCCGCCAGACGTTGATCCACGTTCACCAGGGCGCGGACGAACTCGGCCGGGTCTACGCGGCCGACCTGCCGATCGTGTCCGGCATGCCGGAGATCGCCGCGCCGCTCGCCGCGCTCGAACCGCCGGCATCGCCCGCGTGGGCCGGCAGCGCGGCCGACGCGCACCGCGCGTATCTCGACTGGCATGCGCCGCTGCCGATGCCCGGCGACGTCCAGCTCGGCGACGTGATGGTGCAGCTGCGCGAGCGGCTGCCGCACGACGCGATCCTGACCAACGGCGCGGGCAACTACGCGATCTGGCTGCACCGGCACTTCGCGTACCGCCATTTCCGCTCGCAGGTCGCGCCGACCAGCGGCGCGATGGGGTACGGCGTGCCCGCCGCGCTCGCCGCGAAGTCGCTGTATCCGCAGCGGGCGGTCGTCGCGCTCGCCGGCGACGGCTGCTTCATGATGGCCGGCAACGAGCTGGCGACCGCGATGCAGTACGGGCTGAACATCGTCGTGATCGTCGTCAACAACAGTCATTTCGGCACGATCCGCATGCATCAGGAGCGCAACTACCCGGGACGCGTGCACGGCACCGGGCTCACGAACCCGGATTTCGCCGCGTATGCGCGCGCGTTCGGCGCGCACGGCGAGACGGTCGAGCGCACCGCCGACTTCGCGCCCGCGCTGGACCGCGCACTCACCTGCGGCCTGCCCGCGTTGATCGAGATCCGCGTGCCGCAGGAAGCCTGCACGCCGGCGGCGACGCTCGAACAGATCCGGGAGCAGGGGCGCCGCGCGCGCGGCGCGTGA